Genomic segment of Sarcophilus harrisii chromosome 4, mSarHar1.11, whole genome shotgun sequence:
caggaaaaagaaaggagaatgtaAGTTAGAGTTCTGGGTTCTATTCTCAACCATCCCCAACTGCCATCCTTGGAGTGGACAACAGTGAAAACAGGTTTAGAGATAAGTGGGAGAGAAGAATTTGACATTGTGTCGTAGCAACTGAAAAAGGACAATTGCCATCCTGCTTCACATTTGGGCTGGGGAACTGAGATGTCCTTGGCAAAAGGTTCTGTCTAATATCCATCTACTATCTTTTGTAGGAGACTTTGGTGTGAGAATGCGGCAGTGGTTTGCCATAAATGCCCAGCTGGGCACTTTTCTCTCTGGTGTCTTCACTATCTTTGCAACCAACATGTACGTTGTGTTTGAAGAGAAACACATGGTAAAACTCAATTGTACTGagcaaaatgaggaagaaaatctTAATGTTATAAATGACTTTATCATCTGTTGGAGCTATAAGATCACCCTCTGCTTGTCACTTATCACCATCTTCATCAGCTGTTTCCTCTTGTACTCTGTACATGCCCAGATCTATAAAGGCATGGTGATCTATGTCATCTGGATTATCTTCTATGAAGCTGTCAACTCCCTACTGCAGATCCTGACCAACAAGCCTAATGACAAGTCCCCTTCAGAAGTGAAGTTTTTACGCTGGTTTGGCTTGATTTCCCGTATTTTCATGCATGCGTTCTGGCTTTTTTTTGTGATCACATATGCTCATAAAGTATACAAAAAGCAGGTGCAAACTAATATCACTTCCTACACCAACCGTCTCTCTACCAGTATGGAATCAAAGCGAGAGAGTTCATACTACCCAAATTTTCCAAAGCTCAgttccagagctcccagatcaaCATAAAAAAAGCCAATCCTTTAACCAAGAGGCAAGATTTCTGGATCCAGGACTCTTAGATctaattctcactctttttaattttctcaaatttgaatttggaattgaatttgaatttgaaacttGAATTTTCTAAAATCTCCAGTTTCTCTAATAGTTCTGTCAAACTGGAGTCACTCAGTTTGAGATGCTTGGTAGAGTTGTGGACTTTTTTTGGTGGAGGTGAGGGGGAGTTGTATGTGAAGGAGTATCATTAGGTGGGCAGAGGAAGGAAATTGTAAATAAGTTCATATTCGGAATGTTCTGCTTAGGTTAATAATTGTTTAGAGAAGTAAGGTGATAAggataaaaaaagtgaaataaagataCATTTCAAGGTAACTGTCTCTGTATTTCATATATCCATATTTGACCAGTAAAACCAACTTGGAACTATTGTCcttctcattcattttattttagtctccaagtatcagaggcagaatcaTTCATATCTATATCCCAGTCCATTAAAGGTTATACAAAGGAATCTGTAATGCACACTAATATTCATATGAGGGGACCAGTTTAATTCTACAGTTAAGGAGTATTTGTTGAATGGAAATTGTTGGATGAAATTGATGAGAGGAGAGTCATTGGATGAGAGAACAATGTAATGCCATAAGAAATCCTATCTCTCTACTATCTACCTCAAAAATAGTGCTAGAAAGGGAACAAAATTACCTTAACAAAACCTAACAAACCTAACCATACCTAACAATTGCCTAacaaaatagggaagaaaaatattcaaataaatgaacaaagaaaaaatgcaacacaatgaaattaattttctagattaaaagaaatcaaagcaaaaataCCTGAAGAAAAATGAACTGAGGGTTGTTCTGAATTGGGCCTGATTGAGGTCAGTCCCCAATAGTTTAGCATtaatattggaacaaaatgagatCTCATTCaatagataataaaagatttattgGTCAAAGATATGCACTGAGAATACTTCAAGTTGATTCACCTGAGTGAAGCTTCCTTGCTTTAGTTGTTTGTCATGAGCCATCAAGCATCAGAGAGTATCTGGAACTTTTCCTGGTTGTTGTCAGGTTTATAGATAGGAAACCAGGTTGTGAGGTTGGGCAGGGAGGGCAGCTAAGTTAAATAGTGGGTTGaacattgggcttggaatcatgaagatttatctacataaattcaaattcaacctcagacatttactagttgtgtggtcctgggcaagtcacttaactctgcctcagtttcttcctctttaaaatgagctaaagaaggaaatgataaaactcCTCCAGTATTTCTGCTAAGCAATCCCCAGATGGGTCATGAAGAGCcttacatgactgaaaaataactaaacaataacaatcaGAATGTGATGTCAATATTTTAAGCCTTTACTCTCCTGAACCAATTAAGTGAGAATGGTTTAAATacaatttaaggaaaaactagcctAATTTGCTTTGGAGAAAATTAGAGGTTAAGATATTGCTTCTGCTACATCCAGTTCCTTGACAATAAGATCCTTAAAAtcgtctaatttttttcttttaaggatttaaaataattttgctcCTTTTTGATGCTTCTATTGCTAGTTTAAGGTATAAAGAAGAAAGCTAGTCTTCCTTGGCACTTCTCACTCTATCATCTCATCTATTGAGGGACTTAGTGAAGTTACCTGACCTTAGTTAATCAAGAAGTCTACTATAGGCTTCATTAAAGTTTACTGTTCACAGTGGGTCTCTCAATATAAAAAAGTGACCATAAGAAGGAACAACATGAGGAACTTTAGGGCTATAATAAAGATACTGACACTTACTGCACAATCACCAATCCTCCTCTTGGATAAAGGGAACCATACCATCAACCACCTACTTAGTTCCCTCCTTTTTCCTGGAACTCACATGGTGGGGGTGGAGAGTGGGGAGGGAGATAGAACACAAGAATCTTCCACTCATGAGAGACTTCTGAGgaattgataacttttttttc
This window contains:
- the TMEM217 gene encoding transmembrane protein 217, whose protein sequence is MRQWFAINAQLGTFLSGVFTIFATNMYVVFEEKHMVKLNCTEQNEEENLNVINDFIICWSYKITLCLSLITIFISCFLLYSVHAQIYKGMVIYVIWIIFYEAVNSLLQILTNKPNDKSPSEVKFLRWFGLISRIFMHAFWLFFVITYAHKVYKKQVQTNITSYTNRLSTSMESKRESSYYPNFPKLSSRAPRST